In one Dermatophilaceae bacterium Sec6.4 genomic region, the following are encoded:
- a CDS encoding AAA family ATPase — translation MASPHLVTEDHPRSGGSSPERQRDLRRWATTYALLTVAAADDHAACARWSSEDEHQAARRAELRGILEQLTRARDLPAFYAAVQAWSVRPGPFGQFESVVTSWLGQLIEHYDGRERDLADLLVEVCQTPPTEEQAAQQIDALEDAVRAHGQSTGPILTMLSCFWSTDGHVQLPWSPAWPPAVSSFLTLGWMGRHMSHSERYIAFARLCREFAPQDPRSVARMMTYLDVAAPFVGIGAGLPQICEEAAELAARHDPIRGYAEPEQEARAAGLAGQLRGAATILTRSLHHQLEDATGLRLRETNLQTRIGATRDAPFRADLHATWSLPGGPGTPALRVWVTRCGVAAGLHAGWDTHGAGHPDDRQHRMAAAVSRHLSGDLQFLAIDTGAAGDRVAAAGRSYPGGEIFVGRWWKHPEALSSADVQEQILATARQLAPLVNVLAGNDPVPTGPADLDLLTRLEQFRAQRPYPTDRDIWHQDQRRAQAAQLDPEGLEAFDLPALRRLITGRAYGRVGHHSVLQAALNSLDAPGLDRLAGALGDLLWGQGSDAERIDRALADPPVPGLGEPIVMKLMAIAHPDRYLPVYALGGPDGKVAMARALGVQLPDASAMTRGRLHIAISDRLRARLEPLLPGDPWGQVQFTRWLLQRGRFTADPERDLIAETAAELLVDEDFLREVQALLADKKQVVFYGPPGTGKTFLAQRLAAALQPDAAKRAVVQFHPSTSYEDFFEGFRPRLDAAGQMVYELRKGPLALLAESAENDPTTPHVLVIDEINRANLPRVFGELLYLLEYRSSSVLTTYRPDEGFELPPNLLFIGTMNTADRSIALVDAALRRRFHFIPFMPHEGPMEGLLGRWLAAHGGPQWVAELVDRVNDELRHALRGPHLQIGHSHFMSDRLDDAALRRIWDYSIYPFIEDQFYGRDELLRTFTWAAVLERYGPKPSASATTVPPITAAL, via the coding sequence GTGGCTTCACCACACCTCGTGACCGAAGACCACCCCCGCTCAGGCGGGTCGTCCCCCGAACGGCAGCGTGACCTGCGCAGGTGGGCCACCACGTACGCGCTACTGACCGTGGCCGCGGCGGATGACCATGCTGCCTGCGCCCGCTGGAGCAGCGAAGACGAGCATCAGGCAGCCCGGCGCGCAGAACTACGCGGCATCCTCGAACAGCTGACCCGCGCCCGCGACCTGCCCGCGTTCTACGCAGCCGTGCAGGCGTGGAGCGTCCGGCCGGGCCCCTTCGGGCAGTTCGAGTCCGTGGTCACCAGCTGGCTCGGTCAGTTGATCGAGCATTACGACGGTCGCGAGCGCGACCTGGCCGATCTGCTCGTCGAGGTCTGCCAGACGCCACCCACTGAGGAACAGGCCGCACAGCAGATCGACGCGCTGGAGGACGCGGTCCGCGCGCACGGACAGTCCACCGGCCCGATCTTGACGATGCTGTCGTGTTTCTGGAGCACGGACGGGCACGTCCAGCTGCCCTGGTCCCCGGCCTGGCCGCCGGCGGTGTCCTCGTTCCTGACGCTGGGCTGGATGGGTCGGCACATGTCTCATTCCGAGCGGTACATCGCCTTTGCCCGCCTGTGTCGCGAATTCGCTCCGCAGGACCCGCGCTCGGTGGCCCGGATGATGACCTACCTCGACGTCGCCGCCCCGTTCGTCGGGATCGGTGCCGGACTGCCGCAGATCTGCGAAGAGGCCGCCGAGCTCGCCGCCCGCCACGACCCCATCCGGGGGTACGCCGAGCCCGAGCAGGAGGCCCGGGCGGCCGGACTGGCGGGCCAGCTGCGCGGCGCTGCGACGATACTGACCCGATCGCTGCACCACCAGCTGGAAGACGCGACCGGGCTGCGGTTGCGCGAGACGAACCTGCAGACCCGGATCGGCGCCACCCGCGATGCCCCGTTCCGCGCCGACCTGCACGCCACCTGGTCACTTCCGGGTGGCCCGGGCACGCCTGCGCTGCGTGTGTGGGTGACCCGCTGCGGAGTCGCCGCCGGGCTGCACGCCGGGTGGGACACCCACGGAGCCGGCCACCCAGACGACCGTCAGCACCGGATGGCCGCCGCCGTCAGCCGGCACCTCAGCGGCGACCTGCAGTTCCTGGCGATCGACACCGGCGCGGCCGGTGACCGGGTCGCTGCCGCGGGGCGCTCCTACCCCGGCGGGGAGATCTTCGTCGGCCGATGGTGGAAGCACCCCGAAGCCCTGAGCAGCGCCGACGTGCAGGAGCAGATCCTGGCCACCGCCCGCCAGCTCGCGCCTCTCGTCAACGTGCTCGCCGGAAACGACCCGGTGCCCACCGGGCCGGCCGACCTGGACCTGCTCACCCGGTTGGAACAGTTCCGCGCCCAACGGCCCTACCCGACCGACCGCGACATCTGGCACCAGGACCAACGCCGCGCGCAGGCCGCGCAGCTGGACCCCGAAGGGCTCGAGGCGTTCGACCTGCCCGCGCTACGCCGGCTGATCACCGGCCGGGCCTACGGGCGGGTGGGCCACCACTCGGTCCTGCAGGCGGCGCTGAACAGCCTGGACGCACCGGGGCTGGACCGTCTCGCCGGTGCGCTGGGCGACCTGCTGTGGGGGCAGGGCAGCGACGCCGAACGCATCGACCGGGCGCTCGCCGACCCGCCCGTGCCCGGCCTGGGCGAGCCGATCGTGATGAAGCTGATGGCGATCGCCCACCCCGACCGCTATCTGCCCGTCTACGCCCTCGGCGGGCCGGACGGCAAGGTCGCGATGGCCCGCGCGCTCGGCGTGCAGTTGCCCGACGCCTCGGCGATGACGCGCGGTCGCCTGCATATCGCGATCTCGGACCGGTTGCGCGCCCGGCTGGAACCGCTGCTACCCGGCGACCCGTGGGGTCAGGTGCAGTTCACCCGGTGGCTGCTGCAGCGCGGCCGGTTTACCGCCGACCCCGAGCGCGACCTCATCGCGGAGACCGCGGCCGAACTGCTGGTCGATGAAGACTTCCTGCGCGAGGTGCAAGCCCTGCTGGCTGACAAGAAGCAGGTCGTGTTCTACGGACCGCCCGGGACGGGCAAGACCTTCCTCGCGCAACGGTTGGCCGCCGCCCTGCAGCCGGACGCCGCCAAACGTGCCGTGGTGCAGTTCCACCCCTCCACTTCCTACGAGGACTTCTTCGAAGGATTCCGACCGCGGCTGGACGCCGCCGGGCAGATGGTCTACGAGCTGCGCAAAGGCCCGCTGGCGCTGTTGGCGGAGTCGGCCGAGAACGACCCGACCACCCCGCACGTGCTGGTGATCGACGAGATCAACCGGGCCAACCTGCCGCGGGTGTTCGGGGAGTTGCTCTACCTGTTGGAGTACCGCTCCAGCAGCGTGCTCACCACCTACCGGCCGGACGAGGGCTTCGAACTGCCGCCGAATCTGCTGTTCATCGGCACGATGAACACCGCAGACCGCTCGATCGCGCTGGTCGACGCGGCGCTGCGCCGACGCTTCCACTTCATCCCGTTCATGCCGCACGAAGGCCCGATGGAGGGCCTGCTCGGTCGCTGGTTGGCCGCCCACGGTGGGCCGCAATGGGTCGCCGAACTGGTCGACCGGGTCAACGACGAGCTACGGCACGCGCTCCGCGGCCCGCACCTGCAGATCGGCCACAGCCACTTCATGTCCGACCGGCTGGACGACGCGGCGCTGCGCCGGATCTGGGACTACAGCATCTATCCGTTCATCGAAGATCAGTTCTACGGGCGCGATGAACTGCTGCGCACCTTCACCTGGGCGGCCGTGCTGGAGCGCTACGGTCCGAAACCATCTGCGTCTGCGACGACAGTGCCACCGATCACCGCGGCACTCTGA